From Epinephelus lanceolatus isolate andai-2023 chromosome 12, ASM4190304v1, whole genome shotgun sequence, the proteins below share one genomic window:
- the ints15 gene encoding integrator complex subunit 15 — translation MGDIRQSLLPRDVLSAAKELLYHLDIYICNLVQSGRQPPQVDSKTQELVEEFILHAPKDRNTPARRMSALQELQLLEIMCSCFQEQSRDTVRQLMFSALFSLQGNQADESRMALLGKLVSMAIAVGRVPILECAATWLQRTHRVYCVRLAQVLVDDYCSMVPGSGPTLQNIHSASPRFCCQFITAVTTLYDLNTEELTPPLELLQMIVSWIQDDPRLVLITFLNTPLSGNQPISSLDVTPLGGLVRWCVKAPLAYRRDNKQVLTNGTTEREPEVGPLFSALHLSVLQVLMLLPNILNEKGLFGRLALLQLESLAALTSDLSRLLDQADKHTHTSSTDTRAQSQLALDRLAQALQVAMANGALLCSREDLRAICSRLPHNNLLQLVLSGPVMYYNNIHTPPLAFSPHAAHSPIASHPTHPAHPAHTPHTPLATHPSSHPQYPAQPFMTGMPFPFRPSH, via the exons ATGGGTGACATCCGTCAGTCGTTGCTGCCTCGCGATGTGCTGAGTGCAGCcaaggagctgctgtatcaccTGGACATCTACATCTGTAACCTGGTGCAGTCCGGGAGGCAGCCTCCTCAGGTCGACTCCAAAACCCAGGAGCTGGTGGAAGAGTTCATTCTGCATGCACCTAAAGACAGAAACACTCCCGCCAGG CGGATGAGTGCGCTCCAGGAGCTCCAGCTGTTGGAGATCATGTGCAGCTGTTTCCAGGAGCAGAGCCGTGATACGGTCCGTCAGCTCATGTTCTCCGCCCTCTTCAGTCTCCAAGGCAACCAGGCAGATGAAAGTCGCATGGCGCTGTTAGGCAAGCTGGTCTCCATGGCAATCGCCGTGGGCAGGGTTCCGATCTTGGAATGTGCTGCGACGTGGTTACAG AGAACACACCGGGTCTACTGTGTGCGCCTGGCCCAGGTGCTGGTGGATGACTACTGCAGTATGGTGCCAGGCTCGGGGCCCACCCTGCAGAACATCCACAGCGCCAGCCCACGCTTCTGCTGCCAGTTTATCACTGCTGTCACCACCCTCTATGACCTCAACACAG aaGAGCTCACCCCTCCTTTAGAACTCCTCCAGATGATCGTGTCGTGGATCCAAGACGACCCCCGTCTGGTCCTCATCACCTTCCTGAACACGCCCCTCTCTGGCAACCAGCCAATCAGCTCGCTTGATGTCACACCTTTAGGGGGGCTGGTGCGCTGGTGCGTCAAAGCCCCCCTGGCCTACAGGAGAGACAACAAGCAGGTTTTAACCAACGGCACCACTGAGAGGGAGCCAGAGGTGGGGCCTCTTTTCTCCGCTCTCCATCTGAGTGTCCTACAG GTCCTCATGCTGTTGCCAAACATACTCAATGAGAAGGGGCTCTTTGGTCGCCTGGCGCTGCTCCAGTTGGAGTCCCTGGCCGCACTGACCTCAGACCTCTCCAGGCTGTTGGACCAGGccgacaaacacacacacacgtcatccACAGATACACGTGCACAGTCTCAGCTGGCCCTGGACCGGCTGGCACAGGCCCTGCAGGTGGCCATGGCCAACGGAGCTCTGCTCTGCTCGAGAG AGGACCTGAGAGCCATCTGTTCCCGCTTGCCACACAACAA TTTGCTCCAGCTGGTGTTGTCAGGCCCAGTGATGTACTACAACAACATCCACACCCCTCCACTGGCCTTCAGCCCGCACGCAGCTCATTCCCCCATCGCCTCGCACCCGACACACCCCGCACACCCAGCACACACCCCACACACACCTCTGGCCACCCACCCCTCCTCTCACCCTCAGTACCCCGCTCAGCCTTTCATGACGGGGATGCCATTCCCCTTCAGACCCAGccactaa